One segment of Candidatus Nitrospira nitrosa DNA contains the following:
- the yihA gene encoding ribosome biogenesis GTP-binding protein YihA/YsxC, giving the protein MKIFAAEFIKSCVSSEQFPSGDLHEIAFVGRSNVGKSSLLNSLLNRRDLAKVSRTPGKTQAVNVFQISTSDPHLSQFYLIDLPGYGFANVPKTVRSQWGPLLESYLLGREALLRVVLLVDSRVVTDQDRQTMAWLHSIGHDPVVVVTKVDKLKAHERVRTMRQIHQSLGLAEGDAVIPYSSMTGEGRDRLWGSLREAAGRCDL; this is encoded by the coding sequence ATGAAAATCTTTGCCGCCGAGTTTATCAAAAGTTGTGTCTCTTCAGAACAGTTTCCGTCCGGTGATCTCCATGAGATTGCCTTCGTCGGGCGCTCCAACGTAGGCAAATCGTCCTTACTCAACTCGTTATTGAATCGTCGGGATCTTGCCAAGGTCAGCCGAACACCTGGAAAAACACAAGCTGTGAATGTGTTTCAGATCTCGACATCAGATCCTCATCTCTCGCAATTTTATCTCATCGATTTGCCAGGCTATGGATTTGCAAACGTGCCGAAAACCGTTCGCAGTCAGTGGGGCCCCTTGCTGGAAAGCTACTTGCTTGGTCGCGAGGCGTTGCTCCGAGTTGTACTGTTGGTGGACAGTCGCGTCGTGACAGACCAAGATCGGCAGACCATGGCCTGGCTCCACTCGATCGGGCACGATCCGGTCGTCGTCGTGACTAAAGTCGACAAGCTAAAGGCACATGAGCGGGTGCGAACCATGCGCCAGATCCATCAGAGTTTAGGACTGGCCGAAGGAGACGCCGTGATTCCCTATTCGTCCATGACGGGGGAGGGAAGAGACCGGCTGTGGGGATCGCTGCGTGAGGCGGCCGGCCGCTGCGATCTTTAG
- a CDS encoding peptidylprolyl isomerase: protein MRHFLFLTFCRTYLLPGLLAGMVAGFGPVVSGCADRQEEPVVALVNGRSITQTEFDLRWGELSPATRSRYEKDGGKRKFLDELITRELLMQEGRRRGLDHSEIIRDKTQRYKEQLILDELLKDKLQSKVELTQVELDAYYEKHAAELLDPLKASISVMLLPNVYAAKDLESQVNRGGNFAKFAQRYSMDDKTKSKGGDLGPYRKGLLLPELDTAIHTLKPGMVSGPIKTEHGYYLVMLSPLDEAIIQTDLATKERLRQELLADKRRKRFDEVIADIRTNAAVRFAEAARYINEDTGKR, encoded by the coding sequence ATGAGACACTTCCTGTTCCTGACCTTCTGTCGGACCTATCTCCTGCCTGGACTGCTTGCCGGCATGGTAGCCGGGTTCGGGCCTGTGGTCTCCGGGTGTGCCGATCGACAGGAGGAACCGGTCGTCGCGCTGGTGAATGGCCGAAGTATCACTCAAACTGAATTTGATCTTCGATGGGGAGAGCTCTCACCTGCCACGCGTTCTCGCTATGAGAAGGACGGCGGCAAGCGGAAATTCTTGGATGAACTGATTACCCGAGAGCTCCTCATGCAGGAAGGGCGCCGACGAGGCTTAGACCATAGTGAGATCATCCGGGACAAGACGCAACGGTATAAGGAACAGCTCATCCTCGACGAACTTCTGAAAGACAAGCTCCAATCCAAGGTCGAACTGACACAAGTCGAACTTGATGCCTACTACGAGAAGCACGCCGCCGAACTGCTGGACCCGTTGAAAGCCAGCATTTCTGTCATGCTTCTGCCCAATGTCTATGCCGCAAAAGACCTGGAATCGCAGGTGAATCGGGGCGGGAACTTTGCCAAGTTCGCCCAGAGGTATTCGATGGACGACAAGACAAAGTCCAAAGGCGGCGATCTGGGCCCCTATCGAAAAGGGCTGCTGCTTCCTGAGCTGGATACGGCCATTCATACCCTCAAGCCTGGGATGGTCAGCGGTCCCATCAAGACCGAGCATGGATACTATCTTGTCATGCTGTCCCCTCTGGATGAAGCGATTATCCAAACCGACCTGGCGACAAAAGAACGCCTTCGGCAAGAGCTCCTGGCCGATAAGCGGCGCAAACGATTCGACGAAGTGATTGCCGATATTCGAACCAATGCGGCAGTTCGGTTTGCTGAAGCCGCTCGATATATCAACGAGGACACCGGCAAGCGTTAG
- a CDS encoding peptidylprolyl isomerase produces the protein MTTAAQKSSWETKLLSALTLFVFACWSPHLASAHLQDRIVAIVNSELIMLSDVQREFGAEQERLSRTHRGTDLPQRLKTAEYMALTKLIERKLQLQEAKAKKVEVSDSEVKQAMEQMARQGTSLNPASPSDLQTVRDQLVLMRVADQHIRGNIMVGDSEMKRYYQEHRDRFALPEEYDLSQILIRPRSSDGLADALTKARRAMNDLKRGDKFEDVAKEYSDGDNALQGGRLGVVRQGELIPIIDQAIARLVPGGISDIIESPEGIQILRMDDRKPKRFRKYEEVRRELQDLVYQQKSEDMYQAWLVQLKNKSYIEIKF, from the coding sequence ATGACCACCGCTGCTCAAAAATCCTCTTGGGAAACGAAACTCCTATCGGCCTTGACCCTCTTCGTATTCGCCTGCTGGTCCCCTCATCTGGCTTCAGCTCACCTGCAGGATCGTATCGTCGCCATCGTCAATTCCGAGCTGATCATGCTCTCCGATGTTCAGCGCGAGTTTGGAGCCGAGCAAGAGCGTCTCTCCCGCACACACCGTGGAACTGATCTCCCCCAACGGCTGAAGACCGCGGAATACATGGCCTTGACGAAGCTGATTGAACGGAAATTGCAACTCCAGGAAGCCAAGGCAAAGAAGGTGGAGGTGTCCGACAGCGAGGTCAAACAAGCCATGGAGCAAATGGCGCGGCAGGGCACGTCCCTCAACCCTGCGAGCCCCAGCGACCTCCAGACCGTGCGCGATCAACTCGTACTCATGCGAGTGGCCGATCAGCATATTCGCGGCAATATCATGGTCGGCGACTCTGAGATGAAGCGGTACTACCAAGAACATCGCGACCGGTTTGCTCTCCCCGAAGAGTACGACTTGAGTCAAATTCTGATCCGCCCACGCTCCTCGGATGGGCTGGCCGATGCGCTGACCAAAGCGCGCCGCGCCATGAATGATCTGAAGCGAGGTGACAAGTTCGAAGATGTCGCCAAGGAGTACTCCGACGGCGACAATGCTTTGCAAGGCGGACGGCTCGGCGTGGTTCGGCAGGGTGAGCTCATCCCCATCATCGATCAGGCCATCGCGCGCTTGGTACCCGGTGGGATCTCCGACATTATCGAGAGCCCCGAAGGAATTCAGATTCTCCGGATGGACGATCGCAAACCCAAACGGTTTCGGAAGTACGAGGAAGTCCGGCGAGAACTTCAAGACCTGGTCTATCAGCAAAAAAGCGAAGACATGTATCAAGCCTGGCTCGTCCAGCTAAAGAATAAGTCCTATATCGAGATTAAATTCTAG
- the mtgA gene encoding monofunctional biosynthetic peptidoglycan transglycosylase yields MDTSRKPNQSPVFLRHYTYDPPPLKSTGGSKIRRVLLWGTLFIGLLLGILVLSWFISLPDVERLTRTNPTSTALMETRQTQAQEQGRASKQQWTWVPLSRISPHLRHAVVAAEDALFFTHEGFDWEGIKDAAMHNLEAGEFKRGGSTITQQLAKNLYLSSERSLFRKAKEALITRELEQRLSKKRILELYLNVAEWGHGVYGAEAAAHHHFGKPSHELTADEAAWLAAMLPSPRRYDPLRKTTFLTRRHERILRLIDRQSGTSTPVAEE; encoded by the coding sequence ATGGATACGAGCCGGAAACCCAATCAGAGTCCCGTCTTTCTGCGTCACTACACATACGACCCTCCCCCGCTCAAGTCAACCGGTGGCAGCAAAATCCGGCGCGTCTTGCTCTGGGGCACCCTCTTCATTGGACTTCTACTGGGTATTCTGGTGCTGAGCTGGTTCATAAGCTTGCCCGATGTGGAGCGACTCACGCGGACCAACCCGACATCCACCGCCCTGATGGAAACCCGGCAGACTCAGGCACAGGAGCAGGGGCGTGCCAGCAAACAGCAATGGACGTGGGTCCCGCTTTCTCGTATCTCTCCCCACCTTCGTCATGCCGTGGTGGCCGCAGAAGATGCGTTGTTCTTTACTCACGAAGGATTCGACTGGGAAGGCATCAAAGACGCGGCTATGCACAACCTTGAAGCCGGCGAATTCAAGCGTGGCGGCAGCACCATTACGCAGCAACTGGCAAAAAATCTCTACCTATCGTCCGAACGGTCCCTCTTTCGGAAAGCCAAGGAAGCCCTGATTACTCGGGAACTGGAACAACGCCTCTCCAAAAAGCGCATTCTTGAACTGTACCTCAATGTGGCTGAGTGGGGACATGGCGTCTATGGCGCGGAAGCCGCTGCCCATCACCATTTCGGCAAGCCCTCTCACGAACTGACGGCCGACGAAGCCGCCTGGCTCGCGGCGATGCTGCCCTCCCCCCGCCGATACGATCCCCTCAGGAAAACGACCTTCTTAACGCGACGTCACGAGCGTATTCTCCGATTGATTGATCGGCAATCCGGAACCTCTACGCCAGTGGCGGAAGAATAG
- the mfd gene encoding transcription-repair coupling factor has translation MPTWLVPLRSALDHKQARVCLLGAHGPTSACAVTLLDRLRRHSHNNAGPWVVLTASDESAERIFNDLHFFHSLMGQPVEGLAWFPEWETLPYEATAPHVALIAQRMTTLHRLLIKPPTILVTSVAAAMHRVIPRSLFEEAVIRFKTGATFERESLVTSLLRIGYRRVSVVEIPGEFSIRGGIVDIFSTAYPNPVRVEFLGDQVESMRLFDPATQTSIEKLNEGWVLPAREFIRPSQTQDATAPVPPDAEWRSPDLYEAMDTLFDYLGSDPSLALDQPESLKKACEAAWSKIDDGYLRHVDRDIANPYPSPERLFLTWDGIQQRIAACPMMALEPLAAPDSSWEPTFSWSTQLPGSIGLGIRGTAFSQTLSLLEGLRGEHRVVLVARSRGQVDRLLALLREHDLPAESWNPSTWSNQRAGKSPFYVLHGDLSVGFLSGELRLALLTEEELFAKGARHKPQPKSRTATFLSSLEDLSVGDYVVHVQHGIAKYRGLKRLSVQDFESDYLILEFAGGDTLYVPLDRLNQVQRYSGAESHVPRLDRLGGTSWAKTTARVKKDIEEMAQELIDLYANRELVKRNAYGVTTTLYHEFEAAFEYEETADQLKAIADISRDLESTKPMDRLVCGDVGYGKTEVAMRAAFKAVEHDRQVAVLVPTTLLAHQHYENFAERFAPFPMRVALLSRFQSPRETKAILKDVAAGTVDVVIGTHRLLQKDVTFRHLGLVIIDEEQWFGVKHKERLKQLRTQVDVLTLTATPIPRTLQMAMSSVRDLSIIDTPPAGRLAIKTEVVRFSEKAVRDAVLRELGRGGQVYFVHNRVETMERIGAWLHQLIPEARMVMAHGQMDAKPLEAVMLKFVKREADILIASAIIQSGLDVPSANTIIVNRADLFGLAQLYQLRGRVGRGGDQAYAYFLIPDEGTLTGDAQKRLIAIQQFTELGSGFRIAAADMEIRGAGNLLGKQQSGHIAAIGLDLYMQMVEQAVQRLKGHVIEEEPDPTLQLPVSAFIPEPYVTDPHHRLSLYKRLTACNQVGELALLHGEIQDRYGPAPEPVERLLEVMQLRTHAKRLRLTSLDVHGQSVTIVFQPKVTLPEPAVHRLMDQLKKRLKFLSPTSFEISMRQSDWPSLFSELNAILQSLDLCDTKTISTDTTSS, from the coding sequence ATGCCCACCTGGCTTGTCCCACTTCGATCGGCCCTCGATCACAAGCAGGCGCGTGTGTGCCTACTCGGGGCGCATGGCCCGACTTCGGCTTGCGCCGTCACACTACTGGACCGTCTCCGCCGTCATTCTCACAACAACGCCGGCCCATGGGTCGTGCTCACCGCAAGTGACGAGTCCGCAGAACGAATCTTCAATGACTTGCACTTCTTCCATTCGCTCATGGGACAACCTGTCGAAGGCCTCGCCTGGTTCCCGGAATGGGAGACCCTCCCCTATGAAGCAACGGCACCACATGTCGCGTTGATTGCACAGCGAATGACGACGCTTCATCGCCTGTTGATCAAGCCACCCACGATTCTCGTGACCTCCGTCGCTGCGGCCATGCATCGTGTGATCCCACGCTCGCTTTTCGAGGAAGCGGTGATTCGTTTCAAGACCGGTGCAACCTTCGAACGGGAATCTTTGGTCACAAGCCTGCTTCGCATTGGATACCGGCGGGTTTCCGTGGTGGAAATTCCAGGGGAATTCAGCATTCGTGGGGGAATCGTCGACATCTTCTCGACCGCCTACCCGAACCCGGTCCGAGTCGAATTTCTAGGGGATCAAGTCGAATCGATGCGGCTGTTTGACCCGGCGACCCAAACATCGATTGAAAAACTGAACGAGGGGTGGGTCTTACCCGCACGAGAATTTATCAGGCCTTCACAAACCCAGGACGCGACTGCACCGGTTCCTCCCGATGCAGAATGGCGAAGTCCTGACCTCTATGAGGCCATGGACACGTTGTTCGACTATCTTGGCTCGGATCCCTCCCTCGCTCTCGATCAACCGGAGAGTTTGAAGAAGGCCTGTGAGGCTGCCTGGAGCAAAATCGATGACGGATACCTCCGTCACGTCGATCGTGACATTGCCAATCCCTATCCGTCACCCGAGCGTCTTTTTCTCACGTGGGACGGCATCCAACAACGGATTGCCGCCTGCCCGATGATGGCGCTGGAACCGCTGGCAGCCCCGGACTCATCCTGGGAGCCGACCTTTTCATGGTCCACCCAGCTTCCTGGCAGTATCGGTCTTGGGATCAGAGGCACCGCCTTCAGCCAGACACTGAGCCTACTTGAGGGCCTCCGCGGTGAGCATCGGGTGGTCCTAGTTGCCCGAAGCCGGGGGCAAGTCGATCGCCTGCTCGCCCTCCTCCGAGAACATGACCTACCGGCCGAATCCTGGAATCCCTCCACCTGGTCAAACCAGCGAGCCGGCAAATCGCCGTTTTATGTGCTGCATGGAGATCTCTCGGTAGGGTTTCTATCCGGAGAACTCCGGCTCGCCCTCCTGACTGAAGAGGAACTCTTCGCAAAAGGCGCGCGCCATAAACCTCAACCCAAAAGTCGAACCGCCACGTTCCTGTCCTCGTTGGAAGACCTGAGCGTCGGCGATTACGTCGTGCATGTGCAACATGGCATCGCGAAGTATCGGGGCCTGAAACGCCTTTCGGTCCAAGACTTCGAGAGTGACTACTTGATCCTAGAGTTCGCAGGCGGCGATACCCTGTATGTTCCGCTCGACCGATTGAATCAAGTGCAACGATACAGCGGCGCCGAGAGTCATGTTCCTCGACTCGATCGATTGGGCGGCACCAGTTGGGCCAAGACGACCGCCCGAGTCAAGAAAGACATCGAAGAAATGGCCCAAGAACTCATCGACCTCTATGCCAACCGCGAGCTGGTGAAACGGAATGCCTATGGCGTAACCACGACTCTCTACCACGAATTCGAGGCCGCGTTTGAATACGAGGAGACCGCCGACCAGCTCAAAGCCATCGCAGACATCAGCCGAGACCTGGAATCAACTAAACCCATGGACCGCCTGGTGTGCGGCGACGTGGGGTATGGAAAGACCGAAGTCGCCATGCGCGCCGCCTTCAAGGCGGTGGAGCACGATCGGCAGGTGGCGGTCCTGGTTCCCACGACACTATTGGCCCACCAGCATTATGAAAACTTTGCCGAACGGTTTGCCCCCTTTCCCATGCGCGTCGCACTGCTCTCACGATTCCAATCGCCCAGGGAAACGAAAGCCATTCTGAAGGATGTCGCGGCCGGAACCGTCGATGTCGTCATCGGTACTCACCGACTGTTGCAGAAGGACGTGACGTTTCGCCATCTCGGTCTGGTCATCATCGACGAGGAACAGTGGTTCGGGGTCAAACACAAGGAGCGACTCAAGCAACTTCGGACACAGGTCGACGTCTTGACGTTGACCGCCACGCCCATTCCACGCACCCTACAAATGGCCATGTCGAGTGTCCGAGACCTCTCGATCATCGACACCCCTCCAGCTGGACGGCTGGCCATCAAAACAGAGGTGGTTCGGTTCAGCGAGAAAGCTGTACGGGATGCCGTCCTGCGCGAGCTTGGACGAGGCGGGCAGGTCTACTTTGTCCACAACCGTGTGGAAACGATGGAGCGGATCGGCGCCTGGCTGCATCAGCTGATTCCTGAGGCCAGAATGGTCATGGCGCACGGGCAGATGGACGCCAAGCCGTTGGAAGCCGTCATGCTGAAATTCGTGAAGCGCGAGGCCGACATTCTGATCGCCTCGGCCATCATTCAGTCCGGACTCGACGTCCCGAGCGCGAATACGATCATCGTGAACCGCGCCGATCTTTTTGGACTCGCGCAACTGTACCAGTTGCGTGGGCGGGTCGGACGGGGAGGTGATCAGGCCTACGCCTATTTCCTCATTCCCGATGAAGGCACACTGACCGGCGATGCACAGAAACGATTGATCGCGATTCAACAGTTTACAGAGCTTGGATCGGGGTTCCGCATCGCTGCGGCTGACATGGAGATCCGAGGCGCCGGGAATCTGTTAGGGAAGCAGCAGTCCGGCCATATTGCTGCCATTGGACTGGATCTCTACATGCAAATGGTCGAACAAGCCGTTCAACGGTTGAAGGGGCATGTGATCGAGGAGGAACCGGACCCGACGCTGCAGCTGCCCGTTTCAGCCTTTATCCCTGAGCCCTACGTGACGGATCCCCACCACCGGCTTTCCCTTTACAAACGGCTGACGGCCTGCAACCAAGTCGGCGAGCTCGCCCTCCTGCACGGAGAGATCCAGGACCGGTACGGCCCCGCTCCAGAGCCGGTCGAGCGGTTGCTCGAAGTGATGCAACTCCGAACCCATGCGAAACGCCTCCGGTTGACTTCGCTCGACGTACACGGTCAATCGGTCACGATCGTGTTCCAACCGAAGGTGACGCTCCCTGAACCGGCCGTTCATCGCTTGATGGACCAGCTGAAGAAACGGCTGAAGTTCCTCAGTCCCACCTCTTTTGAAATCTCCATGCGTCAGAGCGACTGGCCGTCGCTGTTTTCGGAACTCAATGCAATCTTGCAAAGCCTCGACCTCTGTGATACCAAGACGATCAGCACGGATACGACAAGTTCTTGA